The Longimicrobiaceae bacterium genome has a window encoding:
- a CDS encoding TonB-dependent receptor, whose product MAAALLAFIFLAAPVAGQQPAGTVAGTVVTSRGEPVAGVTVVAPGGRRAVTDAAGAFRITSVPAGPATLTATRLGFGTARAAVTIEAGSTASAGLVMDESAVALQGVVVSAARELRLKSQTPASVGTVGRAEIESIRPKHPSEILGQVPGVWISSIGGEGHMTAIRLPKGTSPFYLFLEDGVPTRSTGFFNHNGLYEIDIPNAERIEVLKGPGTALYGSDAIGGVIDVETRRASLSPAFQGSVEGGSNGWSRVLLNGSDTFRGQGLRADLNVTHSDGFRTATAYDRASTSLHWDAYLPGGASLRTGVSYSRIRQTDGSSVTLADFRSDPAANYNPIAYRRVTALRISSALEKPLGAAAALSLTPYARSNTLDLLPSWMLSYDPVTYSTSNSSLGMLSKLRLDLPFWSAKVIGGLDLEVSPGHHDESLVTPVKDGQVYASYTVGSRLYDYDVTFREASPYVQADVSPVKPLLLSLGVRYDHVGYDYHTKLAPTQAGRWRRPEDAAPWYDHVSPKLGMTYTFSPALGLFASYRNGFRVPSEGQLFRQGSSVDGTNLKPVTVDSYETGVRGVLSDVSYEASLYRMDLKNDILSAFVPTADGAGFNRVNANAGFTRHQGVELGLGAPLGRQLRADVSYSNALHTYRRWTLGGAANVDYSGNRQESAPRVLANARLAYTPSWMRDTRLTGEWVRVGSYFENPENTQKYAGHDLFNLRLNLPVTRALELDGSVTNLLDKRYAEAAAYDPFQKEQLTPGAPRSLSLAVQYRWKR is encoded by the coding sequence ATGGCCGCAGCTCTTCTCGCGTTCATCTTCCTCGCGGCACCGGTCGCCGGGCAGCAGCCCGCGGGCACCGTCGCGGGCACCGTCGTCACCTCGCGCGGCGAACCGGTGGCGGGCGTGACCGTCGTCGCGCCAGGCGGCCGCCGCGCCGTCACCGACGCCGCCGGCGCCTTCCGCATCACCTCCGTCCCCGCCGGCCCTGCCACGCTGACCGCCACGCGCCTGGGCTTCGGCACCGCGCGCGCCGCCGTCACCATCGAAGCCGGCTCCACCGCCTCCGCGGGCCTGGTGATGGACGAGAGCGCCGTCGCGCTCCAGGGCGTGGTCGTGAGCGCCGCGCGCGAGCTGCGCCTCAAGTCGCAGACGCCGGCCTCCGTCGGCACCGTGGGCCGCGCGGAGATCGAGAGCATCCGCCCTAAGCACCCCAGCGAGATCCTGGGCCAGGTGCCGGGCGTGTGGATCAGCTCCATCGGCGGCGAGGGGCACATGACGGCCATCCGCCTGCCGAAGGGGACGAGCCCGTTCTACCTCTTCCTGGAAGACGGCGTGCCCACGCGCTCCACGGGCTTCTTCAACCACAACGGCCTGTACGAGATCGACATCCCCAACGCCGAGCGCATCGAGGTGCTGAAGGGGCCGGGCACCGCGCTGTACGGCAGCGACGCCATCGGCGGGGTGATCGACGTGGAGACGCGCCGCGCCTCGCTCTCGCCCGCGTTCCAGGGCTCGGTGGAGGGAGGATCGAACGGCTGGAGCCGCGTGCTGCTCAACGGCAGCGACACCTTCCGCGGCCAGGGCCTGCGCGCGGACCTGAACGTCACGCACAGCGACGGCTTCCGCACGGCGACGGCGTACGACCGCGCCAGCACGTCGCTGCACTGGGACGCGTACCTGCCGGGTGGCGCCTCGCTGCGCACCGGGGTTTCGTACTCCCGCATCCGGCAGACGGACGGGTCGTCCGTGACGCTGGCCGACTTCCGCAGCGACCCGGCGGCCAACTACAATCCCATCGCCTACCGCCGCGTCACCGCGCTCCGCATCTCCAGCGCCCTGGAGAAGCCGTTGGGCGCCGCCGCCGCGCTCAGCCTCACGCCGTACGCCCGCTCCAACACGCTGGACCTGCTGCCGAGCTGGATGCTCTCGTACGATCCCGTCACGTACTCCACCTCGAACAGCTCGCTGGGGATGCTGTCCAAGCTGCGGCTGGACCTGCCGTTCTGGAGCGCGAAGGTGATCGGCGGGCTGGACCTGGAGGTGAGCCCCGGCCATCACGACGAGAGCCTAGTCACGCCCGTGAAGGACGGGCAGGTCTACGCCAGCTACACGGTGGGCTCGCGGCTGTACGACTACGACGTGACCTTCCGCGAGGCATCGCCCTACGTGCAGGCCGACGTGTCGCCGGTGAAGCCGCTGCTGCTGAGCCTGGGCGTGCGCTACGACCACGTGGGCTACGACTACCACACGAAGCTCGCGCCCACCCAGGCGGGCCGCTGGCGCCGGCCGGAGGATGCTGCACCCTGGTACGACCACGTGAGCCCCAAGCTGGGGATGACGTACACCTTTTCGCCCGCGCTGGGCCTCTTCGCCTCGTACCGCAACGGCTTCCGCGTGCCGTCGGAAGGGCAGCTCTTCCGCCAGGGCTCGTCGGTGGATGGGACGAACCTCAAGCCGGTGACGGTGGACAGCTACGAGACGGGCGTGCGCGGCGTCCTCTCCGACGTGTCGTACGAGGCGTCGCTCTACCGGATGGATCTGAAGAACGACATCCTCAGCGCCTTCGTGCCTACGGCGGACGGCGCGGGCTTCAACCGCGTGAACGCAAACGCCGGCTTCACCCGGCACCAGGGCGTGGAGCTGGGCCTGGGCGCGCCGCTGGGCCGCCAGCTCCGCGCGGACGTGAGCTATTCCAATGCGCTGCACACCTACCGGCGGTGGACGCTGGGCGGCGCCGCGAACGTGGACTACAGCGGCAACCGCCAGGAGTCCGCCCCGCGCGTGCTGGCGAACGCCCGCCTTGCGTACACGCCTTCGTGGATGCGCGACACGCGGCTCACGGGCGAGTGGGTGCGCGTGGGCTCGTACTTCGAGAACCCGGAGAATACGCAGAAGTACGCCGGGCACGACCTCTTCAACCTGCGCCTGAACCTGCCGGTCACGCGCGCGCTGGAGCTGGACGGGAGCGTCACCAACCTGCTGGACAAGCGCTACGCCGAGGCCGCCGCGTA